Proteins encoded together in one Coffea arabica cultivar ET-39 chromosome 2c, Coffea Arabica ET-39 HiFi, whole genome shotgun sequence window:
- the LOC113727446 gene encoding PITH domain-containing protein At3g04780 isoform X1 — translation MSAESASAIQRNQVDLLDFVDWSGVECLNQSSTHSLPNALKQGYREDEGLVLESDADEQLLIYIPFNQVVKLHSIIIKGPEEEGPKTVKLFSNREHMGFSNVNDFPPSDTAVLSEDNLKGKPVILKYVKFQNVRSLTVFVEDNQSGSDITKVEKIVLCGTTVETTDMKALKKIEDH, via the exons ATGTCTGCCGAATCAGCCTCAGCTATTCAACGAAACCAA GTTGATTTGTTGGACTTTGTGGACTGGTCAGGAGTTGAATGCCTTAACCAAAGCAGTACTCACTCTCTTCCTAATGCCCTTAAACAG GGATATCGGGAGGACGAAGGTTTGGTACTAGAAAGCGACGCAGATGAGCAACTATTAATCTATATACCTTTTAATCAAGTAGTTAAACTACATTCCATCATTATCAAAGGACCAGAGGAGGAAG GTCCTAAAACTGTGAAACTTTTTTCAAATAGGGAGCACATGGGATTCAG TAATGTTAATGACTTCCCTCCTAGTGATACAGCTGTTCTATCTGAAGATAATCTTAAG GGAAAACCAGTGATCTTAAAATATGTTAAGTTTCAAAATGTTCGGAG CTTGACAGTTTTTGTCGAGGATAATCAGTCCGGTTCTGACATTACAAAAGTTGAAAAGATTGTTTTATGTGGAACAAC
- the LOC113727446 gene encoding PITH domain-containing protein At3g04780 isoform X2, translating into MSAESASAIQRNQVDLLDFVDWSGVECLNQSSTHSLPNALKQGYREDEGLVLESDADEQLLIYIPFNQVVKLHSIIIKGPEEEGPKTVKLFSNREHMGFSNVNDFPPSDTAVLSEDNLKGKPVILKYVKFQNVRSLTVFVEDNQSGSDITKVEKIVLCGTTVETTRKAMPGD; encoded by the exons ATGTCTGCCGAATCAGCCTCAGCTATTCAACGAAACCAA GTTGATTTGTTGGACTTTGTGGACTGGTCAGGAGTTGAATGCCTTAACCAAAGCAGTACTCACTCTCTTCCTAATGCCCTTAAACAG GGATATCGGGAGGACGAAGGTTTGGTACTAGAAAGCGACGCAGATGAGCAACTATTAATCTATATACCTTTTAATCAAGTAGTTAAACTACATTCCATCATTATCAAAGGACCAGAGGAGGAAG GTCCTAAAACTGTGAAACTTTTTTCAAATAGGGAGCACATGGGATTCAG TAATGTTAATGACTTCCCTCCTAGTGATACAGCTGTTCTATCTGAAGATAATCTTAAG GGAAAACCAGTGATCTTAAAATATGTTAAGTTTCAAAATGTTCGGAG CTTGACAGTTTTTGTCGAGGATAATCAGTCCGGTTCTGACATTACAAAAGTTGAAAAGATTGTTTTATGTGGAACAACG GTGGAGACAACTAGAAAGGCAATGCCTGGAGATTGA